One Bacillota bacterium DNA window includes the following coding sequences:
- a CDS encoding glycerol-3-phosphate acyltransferase, protein MTKNENMTWDRSRAHAGPGGERVVKAVAIAVLSYLIGSIPFSYLSAMVFKRTDVRKVGSRNVGTTNVLKSAGLIPGLIAAVGDCGKGVLAVLIARATAPELYWMTFAAGLLAVVGHNWPIWLGFHGGGGLATCIGSLLVLSAASVFYLLALWGASYVLTRHKYASSLFGCMSLPVFLGVYEQSWAYFGFGFGMGVLLGAKQVLAWLRYGKKPESIAAC, encoded by the coding sequence GTGACGAAAAACGAGAACATGACGTGGGATCGGTCGAGGGCACACGCCGGTCCCGGAGGTGAACGGGTCGTGAAGGCGGTCGCCATTGCTGTCCTGAGCTATCTGATAGGGTCGATCCCCTTCTCTTACCTGTCCGCGATGGTTTTCAAGAGGACCGATGTGAGGAAGGTGGGATCGAGGAACGTCGGCACGACAAACGTGCTTAAGTCCGCAGGCCTCATTCCCGGCCTCATCGCCGCCGTAGGTGACTGCGGCAAGGGAGTCTTGGCCGTGCTCATCGCGAGAGCCACGGCTCCCGAGTTGTACTGGATGACATTCGCAGCCGGCCTTCTGGCTGTCGTCGGGCACAACTGGCCGATCTGGCTCGGGTTCCACGGAGGAGGAGGCCTGGCGACGTGCATTGGCAGCTTGTTAGTGCTCTCGGCGGCGTCCGTGTTCTATCTGCTCGCCCTGTGGGGCGCCTCCTACGTCCTCACGAGACACAAGTACGCGAGCTCCCTGTTCGGTTGCATGTCGCTGCCGGTGTTCCTGGGAGTATACGAGCAGTCCTGGGCGTACTTCGGGTTTGGGTTTGGCATGGGCGTTCTCCTCGGTGCGAAGCAGGTGCTCGCGTGGTTGAGATACGGTAAGAAGCCCGAGAGCATCGCGGCGTGCTGA
- a CDS encoding DUF362 domain-containing protein, with protein sequence MASRVYVTNMRTKSGLSLVDKVGLLFDAAGFAQLFGKDDLVAIKLHVGEPGNIAFIPPPLVRRVVDKIKAAGARPFLTDSNTLYVGRRSNAVDHTISALENGFTYATVGAPFIVADGLTGHEHVKVPIDGVRLKEVRIGAAIAQADAMIALSHFKGHEATGFGGAIKNVGMGSASRGGKQEQHSNLKPAVRLEKCTGCGRCVRWCPAGALSVGDDRRAHIDPERCIGCAECTITCNNRAIKVQWEEGEEGSLQEKMAEYALGVVKTKAGKCGFMNFVMNVSPQCDCYAWNDVPIVPSVGILASCDPVAVDAASVDLVNRATVLPGSAVDRSDEAGPHADKFAALYPDVDWTVQLRHGERIGLGTRDYALVHVAMV encoded by the coding sequence GTGGCAAGCAGGGTATACGTCACGAACATGAGGACGAAGAGCGGCCTTTCTTTGGTGGACAAGGTCGGTCTGTTGTTCGACGCTGCGGGGTTTGCGCAACTCTTCGGAAAGGACGATCTCGTCGCGATAAAGCTGCACGTAGGAGAGCCGGGCAACATCGCGTTCATCCCGCCGCCGCTCGTCAGGAGGGTCGTCGACAAGATAAAGGCCGCGGGCGCACGCCCGTTCCTTACCGACTCGAATACCCTGTACGTCGGCAGACGATCGAACGCCGTGGACCACACCATATCCGCGTTGGAGAACGGGTTCACGTACGCGACCGTGGGGGCACCTTTCATCGTAGCCGACGGCTTGACAGGCCATGAGCACGTGAAAGTGCCCATCGACGGCGTGCGCCTCAAAGAAGTCCGCATAGGGGCTGCTATCGCCCAGGCAGACGCCATGATAGCCCTCTCGCATTTCAAAGGCCACGAGGCCACGGGCTTCGGGGGGGCCATCAAGAACGTCGGCATGGGTTCCGCGAGCCGCGGTGGCAAGCAGGAGCAACACTCGAACCTCAAGCCAGCGGTGCGTCTCGAGAAGTGCACCGGGTGCGGCAGGTGCGTCAGGTGGTGTCCCGCCGGGGCTCTTTCGGTGGGCGATGATAGAAGGGCACACATAGATCCGGAGCGCTGCATCGGCTGCGCTGAGTGTACGATAACGTGCAACAACAGAGCCATCAAGGTGCAGTGGGAGGAAGGCGAGGAGGGAAGCCTCCAGGAAAAGATGGCCGAGTATGCGCTCGGGGTCGTAAAAACCAAGGCGGGCAAGTGCGGCTTCATGAACTTCGTGATGAACGTCTCGCCCCAGTGCGACTGCTACGCGTGGAACGATGTCCCCATCGTGCCGAGCGTCGGCATCCTGGCTTCGTGCGACCCCGTTGCCGTGGATGCAGCCTCGGTCGATTTGGTCAACCGGGCGACGGTTCTCCCAGGGTCGGCCGTTGATCGCTCCGATGAAGCCGGTCCTCACGCGGACAAGTTCGCAGCCCTGTATCCGGATGTGGACTGGACCGTGCAGCTGAGGCACGGCGAGCGGATTGGGCTCGGGACGCGGGATTACGCGCTTGTGCACGTGGCGATGGTCTGA
- the glgA gene encoding glycogen synthase produces MAAMERRLSVTMMTNEYPPNVYGGAGVHVDYLSRALAKTVDVEVRCFGDERTGPEDMTVRAYEPWELVARDGDPRCAKALLPLSTNLAMVKDPIKSDVVHCHTWYTFMAGFYAKELYGKPLVTTIHSLEPLRPWKEEQLGPAYRLSRWMERTGVLASDRVIAVSEGMKKDILKCYTIPEDRIRVIHNGIDLDEYKPVRTNDARREYGVGDKYVLFVGRMSRQKGIIHLLDAVPYLPEDVQIVLCAGAPDTEEIEREVVERTAGRPNVVLIREMVPKRKIIELYTNAAVFCCPSIYEPFGIINLEAMACETPVVASAVGGIPEVVVDGETGFLVEPGDPQALARAINTLLRDGELARSFGAAGRKHVEARFSWDAVALKTKDLYAELVEPSHS; encoded by the coding sequence ATGGCTGCGATGGAGAGGCGGCTGTCCGTGACGATGATGACAAACGAATACCCGCCTAATGTGTACGGCGGAGCCGGGGTCCACGTGGACTACCTGTCGCGGGCGCTGGCGAAGACGGTGGACGTGGAGGTCAGGTGTTTCGGGGATGAACGCACGGGGCCGGAGGATATGACGGTGCGGGCTTATGAGCCGTGGGAGCTCGTGGCGAGAGACGGCGACCCGCGCTGCGCGAAGGCGCTCTTGCCGCTATCGACCAACCTCGCCATGGTGAAAGACCCGATCAAGTCCGACGTGGTCCATTGTCACACCTGGTACACGTTCATGGCGGGGTTCTACGCGAAGGAGCTGTACGGGAAGCCGCTAGTCACCACAATCCATAGCCTCGAGCCGCTCCGCCCGTGGAAAGAGGAGCAGCTGGGTCCGGCATACAGGCTCAGCCGGTGGATGGAGCGCACCGGCGTGCTGGCGTCAGACAGGGTGATCGCGGTCTCGGAGGGGATGAAGAAAGACATCCTCAAGTGCTACACTATTCCAGAGGACCGCATCCGGGTCATCCACAATGGCATTGACCTCGACGAATATAAGCCAGTCCGCACGAACGACGCACGCCGCGAGTACGGCGTAGGCGACAAGTACGTGCTCTTCGTGGGGCGGATGAGCAGACAGAAAGGGATAATCCACCTTCTCGACGCCGTCCCATACTTGCCCGAGGACGTCCAGATCGTGCTGTGCGCGGGCGCGCCTGACACAGAGGAGATAGAGCGTGAGGTGGTGGAGCGCACGGCGGGCAGGCCCAATGTCGTGCTGATCCGGGAGATGGTCCCAAAACGCAAGATCATCGAGCTATATACTAACGCAGCCGTGTTCTGCTGCCCTTCCATTTATGAGCCGTTCGGCATAATCAACCTCGAGGCCATGGCGTGCGAGACTCCCGTTGTGGCGTCGGCCGTGGGCGGCATACCTGAGGTCGTGGTCGACGGAGAAACGGGGTTCCTGGTTGAGCCGGGCGATCCGCAGGCACTTGCCCGGGCTATAAACACACTGCTCCGTGACGGTGAACTAGCCCGGTCCTTTGGTGCGGCGGGTCGAAAACACGTGGAGGCCCGTTTCAGCTGGGACGCCGTCGCCCTTAAGACTAAAGACCTCTACGCTGAGCTGGTGGAGCCGTCGCACAGCTAG
- a CDS encoding N-acetylmuramoyl-L-alanine amidase, with amino-acid sequence MRLPRCRNNWPLPLVLAAFVSIVAGFVTPASRAHASAPAVTPQLNQEKPTVRVLAVTYADVEGHGTVRVSLEGPGKPTWKSFLLKDPARLVVDIEGAVLPSRPEPLQVGDGIVDKVRVAQFSSNVVRLVIDLCQESAHSVTSPEENPHEIVITFPQRVTGLEFREVDGRAEAIVKGTGKLKYKTSILIDPPRIVVDLPGAVLVGNPGPMPVSHGIARQIRASQHSPDTVRVVVDLAKETTYSVFTSSDRPGEVVVDFGHRILGAAFATHLKSTRVTVKSTGLPPAKITRLVEPHRLVMDFEDSVLDAPEGSVEVGDGTIERIRLAQFGPMTVRVVVDLPYYVGHYEPPRELGPDGSWGETAVEITRSPLYKKTIVVDPGHGGSDPGAVGATGLQEKAVTLDISKRVAAMLSEAGAKAVLTRTDDVSVFLPERVKVAAEERADIFISVHANAGRTETSSGTETLFCSSVPMSRRLAEHVQTSLVRAIGLPDRGVRERPDLYVIREAKMPSCLVEVVFMSNLTEELLLMDPGFRDRAARGITKGIWSYFEWRMEAGAEEARAQPGATRETAAETGAGAGAGAGTSVSPANGEKDAAGRESGSGNESGNAPQTRAGAPEEPAPHAEPNP; translated from the coding sequence TTGAGACTCCCACGCTGCCGCAACAACTGGCCGCTTCCGCTCGTCCTCGCCGCGTTCGTGTCCATAGTGGCGGGCTTCGTCACGCCTGCCTCGCGAGCACACGCCTCAGCGCCCGCTGTGACGCCTCAACTAAACCAGGAAAAGCCCACCGTACGCGTTCTCGCGGTGACCTACGCTGACGTGGAAGGGCACGGAACGGTGAGAGTGTCGCTGGAGGGCCCTGGAAAGCCAACATGGAAGTCGTTCCTCCTCAAGGACCCGGCGCGACTGGTCGTCGACATAGAAGGAGCAGTGCTGCCGTCGCGGCCCGAGCCACTCCAGGTGGGAGACGGCATAGTGGACAAGGTGCGAGTCGCCCAGTTCAGCTCGAACGTCGTGCGACTCGTGATAGACCTGTGCCAGGAATCCGCCCACTCGGTGACTTCGCCGGAGGAGAACCCCCACGAAATCGTCATCACGTTTCCCCAGCGTGTGACGGGGCTGGAATTCCGCGAGGTGGATGGCCGTGCCGAGGCCATCGTGAAAGGCACGGGCAAGCTCAAGTACAAGACCTCCATCCTCATCGATCCTCCGAGGATCGTCGTGGACCTGCCCGGTGCCGTTCTCGTAGGCAACCCCGGCCCCATGCCCGTGTCCCACGGAATAGCAAGGCAGATCCGAGCGAGCCAACACTCACCGGACACCGTGCGCGTAGTCGTTGACCTCGCCAAGGAGACGACATACTCCGTGTTCACTTCGTCAGACAGGCCGGGCGAGGTTGTGGTCGACTTCGGCCACCGCATCCTGGGCGCGGCCTTCGCCACTCACCTCAAGTCCACACGCGTGACAGTGAAGTCCACCGGCCTCCCGCCGGCGAAGATCACGCGCCTCGTAGAACCGCATAGGCTCGTCATGGATTTCGAGGACTCCGTGCTTGACGCGCCCGAAGGTTCCGTCGAAGTGGGAGACGGCACCATCGAAAGGATTCGCCTCGCCCAGTTTGGACCCATGACCGTGAGGGTCGTCGTGGACCTACCATATTACGTGGGCCACTATGAGCCTCCCAGGGAACTCGGGCCCGACGGATCGTGGGGCGAGACCGCCGTCGAGATTACGCGGTCGCCGCTCTACAAGAAGACGATAGTAGTAGACCCCGGGCACGGCGGCAGTGACCCCGGAGCGGTCGGAGCGACGGGACTGCAGGAGAAAGCCGTGACCCTGGACATCTCGAAGCGCGTCGCCGCCATGTTGAGCGAAGCGGGGGCCAAAGCCGTACTTACGCGCACCGACGACGTGAGCGTCTTTCTGCCCGAGCGCGTGAAGGTCGCTGCAGAGGAGCGCGCGGATATCTTCATCAGCGTACACGCGAACGCGGGAAGAACTGAGACGTCGTCAGGCACTGAAACGCTGTTCTGCTCCAGCGTTCCGATGAGCCGTCGGCTCGCGGAGCACGTCCAGACGAGCCTCGTGAGGGCAATAGGCCTTCCGGATAGGGGGGTACGCGAGAGGCCCGACCTGTACGTCATCCGAGAGGCGAAGATGCCTTCCTGCCTGGTCGAAGTGGTTTTCATGTCGAACCTCACCGAGGAGTTGCTCCTCATGGACCCCGGTTTCCGGGATAGGGCCGCCCGGGGAATCACGAAAGGCATCTGGAGCTACTTCGAATGGAGGATGGAGGCCGGGGCCGAGGAGGCGCGAGCGCAGCCCGGCGCAACAAGAGAGACCGCCGCGGAGACCGGGGCTGGGGCCGGAGCTGGCGCCGGGACTAGCGTCAGTCCCGCGAACGGGGAGAAAGACGCGGCCGGGCGCGAATCCGGATCGGGGAACGAATCCGGGAACGCCCCCCAGACGCGGGCCGGCGCTCCGGAGGAGCCCGCGCCCCACGCGGAGCCGAATCCATAG
- a CDS encoding helix-turn-helix domain-containing protein translates to MDGGFEHTGGRIRRLRRLRRMTQEDLAELAGLHVSYVGQLERGQRTPSVKTLDAIAKALQVDPALLVKSLGDDESPVEDLLTLVAGASPEQVQLITRIAETVLSSGYRLETRARNERSSDLPANTPDDKPAK, encoded by the coding sequence TTGGACGGAGGTTTCGAGCACACGGGCGGCCGCATCAGAAGACTTCGCCGCTTGAGACGCATGACCCAAGAAGACCTAGCTGAGCTCGCCGGCCTCCACGTCAGCTACGTGGGACAGCTCGAAAGAGGCCAGAGAACCCCGTCTGTCAAGACCCTCGACGCAATTGCCAAGGCCCTCCAGGTCGACCCGGCGCTTCTAGTAAAGTCTCTCGGAGACGACGAATCCCCGGTGGAAGATCTCCTCACCCTCGTCGCGGGGGCTTCGCCAGAGCAGGTCCAGCTCATCACGAGGATAGCGGAAACCGTGCTCTCTTCGGGATACAGGCTGGAGACCCGCGCGAGGAACGAAAGGTCGTCGGATCTTCCCGCAAACACCCCTGATGACAAGCCCGCGAAGTAA
- the murI gene encoding glutamate racemase, with amino-acid sequence MDSRPIGVFDSGVGGLTVVREVWRKLPKERVLYFGDTARVPYGGRPAAEIEVFAREIISYLRKLGAKLVIVACNTTSALALDEVGREFDVPLVGVLRPGARSAVSATRAGRIGVIATEGTTRSGAYERAIRELMPEAAVFSKACPMLVPLIEAGRTCSREAEEALRDYLAPLLESDIDTLVLGCTHYPFLEDAIRRIVGPDVTIVDPAGETVEVASVLLRDLGLSSHERTGPDQFAVSGDPEGFTRVAEKLLGKRLPRAAKVDLRESSINRG; translated from the coding sequence GTGGATTCAAGGCCTATCGGCGTGTTCGATTCCGGCGTGGGGGGCCTCACTGTGGTACGCGAGGTGTGGCGGAAGCTCCCGAAAGAACGCGTTCTCTACTTCGGCGACACAGCGCGAGTGCCCTACGGTGGACGACCCGCAGCGGAGATAGAGGTATTCGCGAGAGAGATCATCTCTTACCTACGGAAGCTCGGAGCAAAGTTGGTCATAGTTGCGTGCAACACGACTTCAGCCCTCGCGCTCGACGAAGTTGGGCGAGAATTCGACGTGCCGCTCGTGGGGGTGCTGAGGCCGGGTGCTCGCTCCGCGGTGAGCGCGACGCGCGCCGGCAGGATAGGAGTGATCGCCACGGAGGGAACTACGAGGAGCGGCGCGTACGAGCGAGCAATAAGGGAGCTGATGCCCGAGGCGGCCGTCTTCTCCAAAGCATGCCCGATGTTGGTCCCTCTCATAGAAGCCGGGCGGACTTGCTCGCGCGAAGCCGAGGAGGCGCTCCGCGACTACCTTGCCCCCCTCCTGGAGTCCGACATCGACACTCTCGTGCTCGGATGCACTCACTATCCCTTCCTGGAGGACGCGATCAGGCGGATCGTGGGGCCGGACGTCACCATAGTTGACCCCGCGGGAGAGACAGTTGAGGTTGCGTCAGTCCTACTACGCGACCTAGGCCTCTCGAGTCATGAGAGGACCGGACCCGACCAGTTCGCGGTGAGCGGAGATCCTGAAGGATTCACCCGTGTCGCGGAGAAACTACTGGGGAAGCGGTTGCCGCGGGCCGCCAAGGTGGACCTACGAGAAAGCTCGATCAACCGGGGCTGA
- the rph gene encoding ribonuclease PH, producing MKYAEGSVLIEVGDTRVVCTATIEDRVPQFLKGQGKGWVTAEYGMLPRATSERNPREATKGRSGRTYEIQRLIGRALRAVVDLESIGERTVWIDCDVIQADGGTRTAAVTGSFVALVEALSRLTCGTGDGARGDSREGAGEAMPGHFPVRDFIAATSVGIVDGELVVDLSFDEDSRASVDMNVVMTGGGKLVEIQGTAEGSPFSRADLDRMLRLAKSGIDTLIAIQRDVLEDLAGKVGR from the coding sequence ATGAAATACGCTGAAGGCTCGGTGCTCATTGAGGTGGGGGACACCCGGGTCGTGTGCACGGCCACCATCGAGGATCGCGTGCCCCAATTCCTGAAAGGGCAGGGCAAAGGGTGGGTGACCGCTGAGTACGGAATGCTACCCAGGGCTACGAGCGAGCGAAATCCGCGGGAGGCCACGAAGGGAAGGTCGGGAAGGACCTACGAGATTCAGAGGTTGATAGGGCGGGCGCTGCGGGCAGTTGTGGATCTCGAGAGCATCGGCGAGCGCACCGTGTGGATAGATTGCGACGTGATACAGGCAGACGGAGGCACCCGCACTGCCGCCGTCACCGGGTCTTTCGTGGCTCTCGTGGAGGCTCTCTCCCGCCTGACGTGCGGCACGGGCGACGGTGCGCGCGGGGACTCGAGAGAAGGCGCCGGGGAAGCGATGCCCGGACATTTCCCAGTAAGAGACTTCATCGCGGCCACAAGCGTCGGCATCGTCGATGGCGAGCTTGTCGTGGACCTTTCCTTCGACGAAGACTCCCGCGCGAGCGTGGACATGAACGTGGTCATGACGGGGGGCGGCAAGCTGGTGGAGATCCAAGGAACCGCAGAGGGTAGCCCGTTTTCGAGGGCGGATCTCGATCGCATGCTGAGGCTTGCCAAGAGCGGCATCGACACCCTCATAGCGATCCAGCGGGACGTCCTCGAGGACTTGGCGGGCAAGGTGGGCCGTTGA